From the Plasmodium brasilianum strain Bolivian I chromosome 7, whole genome shotgun sequence genome, the window GGGTAATTTAATTACTTGCTAAGTATCCCCACTATTTTtgatacttttaattttgcctattccattttttcattaagtATACACCATAGAactgttataatataataaaaatgaaatgtaatatgttattcatttatttgaaaaacctgaataaaaatgtgttttttgtattacaaaataagaatttgatatttttaatatcagAAGATATTTCACGATCCCATGTGTgcaatgtttttatttttacgtatGTAATCTTGTAGTGCAAGGTTTCTTGATCTTTTCTGCCATTTTAAGGGTAATGGGAgaacatgtgtatataaatatatatatatatatattatatatatatatatatatatattatatatatatatatatatatatatataatatgtatatatatctatgcatatgtgtttattgaaaaacaaatttcACGAAAAGGTAAAGTCATTGTTAATTTTCATgcaattttaaattttccagAATACTATGAATATGCCAAAgttgtaaataattataatttgaaatatttagcatgttcttttcttttttttttttttaacctttAGCTAACGTTTCCTTATTCTGAATTTtcgttaaaatattaaagcaaagtaaaaaaaaaaagtaaaaatttaaaaaaaaataataataataaatataataataaaaataaaaataataataataagaattataataataagaagaagaataagaagaataataataaaaaaaataacaataaaaaaaaaaaaacaataaaaaaaaataagaacgaTTTAGCAAAACCAAACCGaattaaacaaaacaaaGCAGAATAAAACAtaggaaaataaaacaacaaaatataacataataaaacattGCTAAGTGTAAAGagacaaaataaaaactatcgtaataaacaattttacatgaacagttcaggaaaaaaatatgctatCATTTGaatgtgtataaataaatgtagcATGTACGACTTTaaagacataaaaaaatacccCTTTGAAACATATCATTTAATGAAACAAATTTCTTTTCTcgtctttttaaaatagctTTAAGAAAAGTATTATTTCTGAGGAAGAAAAACTTTTTCCTTTCCTAGAacaataatgtttttttaatcattttGATAAAAGCTTTCAcgcattatataataataaaagaaaaaaaaaaaaaaatatgacagATAAAATATGCCACAAATTGatcaatgaaaatattaaaacgtTATGTCACATGAGTTTAAGAAATGAAGATAActatgaaaagaaaaatagaagctttaataataacatgaaCATGACTTGTTCTTCTAAATGTGAAGAATTATGTAATAACATAAATGACAGACTGCATAAAATCAAAGATATAGTACACCTCAGATCGGCAAAGCCAAATGCAGTTTTAATTGAAACTTTGATCtatattaaagaatttataaaagaaatagaaaaatatatagaagtttttaataatgttatatatgaaGAGAACAGagcatatgcatatgttgAGGATATTTTCCACTCTTTGGATAAACAAAATCagaatattcaaaaaatttatcatatatgcagtcaaaatattgtaattacaaaaaataatagtgaACTGGTTTTACAAAAACCGCAAAGCTATTCTTCTCTCTCAgctaaatttattaaaaatttgttaaatgTATGTGAGGGAaacgaaaatgaaaataaaaacaaaaatgacaGTAATAATGAGAGTCAAAATGAAAGCCAATTGGAGCATCAAATCGAAGGCCAGAATGAACTACTTAATGAAAgccaaaatgaaaataaaaacataagcATAGATGAATGTTCCAATGAAAActacataaattaaaacgTACTGTCGTAAGGAAGGAAAGAAaggataaatttttttaagatatCAGTTAGGTGCtaaacatataaaagttAGTGTAATAATGTTTATCGTccttgcatatatatatatatttttttttttttaaaacctTCTCGATTTACTCTTTTTGCTTTCCCTACTTTTTATTGTAGAACATTAACAAGACATAGAAACTGCTATTTGCTGTGCACATTTTGAGATTAATTCTAACATGgttacaaattaaaaatattcttattaaatcatcatttttatttggcttatatataaaaggtgaattttttctttttttgcataaactttttttttttcttctgagCTTTTAATGccttctttttaaaatatatttgcttaaaaaataaaaagagcaTAGGGTACCAGatccatatattttaattgcaAAAATGTGTAATTCAAAGCGTGGTGTGTGCCTTttcattatacatatataaataaatttacatatatatatataatatatatatatatatatatatatataatatgtatatatatgtacgcgtacgcgtgtatatatgtatatatccttgtaaaaatataaaagcaaaagtaatttcttttcatcatttttccttttgaaaatgaagaatcatttaaaaaaataaaataaaataaaaaaagaaaataattaaataattggCATATATTCCATATTGCATGCAAcgttttttgcaaaaaaataaaaactcaAATTTCGGATTAATCTATGCCGTATATTTTACTTTCCTTTTATGGTTCTTATTGTgcattatatgtacataataaattacaCAAACATACTAATAATAAAGGGGAATATATAGtggtatatttatttgtattacttacatatatatatatatatatatacgcaaaTGTACATTACTTTATATAACATTACATCGTAGATGTGCAAATTTTAAATTCCATAATAAGTCCATACAGCATGCATAGACACTAAACATGTGTTGAGTTcttttataacataaaatagcAAGTTTTTGTGGCAGACATGCCTTTCGCTTTTACTTTCCCCCACTTTGTCTTAACCCATCCATATAacatatcatttatatatatatatattacatgtgCGGTGCGAGGAGAAAAGCGAAACAGagcatatataatttttaaaaatgaacacaTTTCCTGTTTgaaagtagaaaaaaaatgcttataCATTTTGCGAATGTGttcttaataattttgtcCTTTAATACATTAACTTGTATGGGCGgaaaaaatcatataaaaaattttaagcaAAATTTGGAAAATGAGACAAATGAATATACTTCAGAAAAGGAGGGTAAAaaacctttttttaaaaatggtcaaataaaattctacaaaaatttgtttagcagtaaaaattatttaaccAGGCGGGGCGATACCTCAAAGGGAAAGAAGTTATTTGTTATAAGagagaaaaatgaagaaatgcACAATAATGGAGAAGCAGAAAAAAATCGCGAAAGTGGTCAAAATGGgggaagaaaaaacaaaaatttgaGTACAGGTTTAAAACATcccatatttttacaataccatgtacgtataatcaatataaaaaatatcttgCGTAGTTCTTTGCAAGTTAAACTTGATCAGTTTTGCCACCCTGGAGTAGCCAGATGCAGAGATGGAGCAAAAAGTTGTAGATGTTACAGGATATACCTAAATCAAGTATCAAACTTTTGCTTAGATAACTGTGGTCTTTTTACTGAATGCTATGGGAATGCTATAGGTCAACCATATAAATCAGTACCATATTCGTTTGTTCAGaataaaatagtattaaCATGTGTTGTCTCAGCAGTTCAAAGGaagttaaataatttatgtggagaaaataatgtttttagatatagtaaaaataagagTTATTGTATTCCATACGACTTTTTAGATATGGAGAAAGTGGGTACATTTTGTGTTAGTAAATCGAATATCTTAGTTATATGTGCTggttttttaaaagattctTTTGTAAACCTATCTGATTTTGAACTAATTGACAATATTGctatatattctattttagGTAATATGTGTAATGAAACTATATATGGTAATGGTGAATATTATGTAGGTTGCCAAAATACTTCTATATCTGGCAAAACGTGTTTAGCTTGGGAAAccttaaatattaatgaatcaTTAGGTTTGtattataaacataatttttgtcGAAATCCTGAGAAGttagattatatatattgcttTGTTAATGTAAatggttttatttttagagaACATTGTCATGTTAaggataataatatagttcTTAATAATATTGCATATTCAGAAGATACACATTATAGTTTTGATTTAACTATGAAAAATGTATCTGATTTTCGTATAAGGTTTTCCgaaaataattgtaaaaatacatatttacttCCTAATAATTTAGatgaaatgataaaatataatgtattaaattatgtatatcaTGATATAGGTGGAGATATAGCACTTACCATAACTTTTAAGAATTTTACGTATATAGATTACCTAGGTAAGAACTTATCTATTTGTGCATGTCATAACGACTTCTACGATACAAGAtcttacatatgtacacgtaATGATTATAAAACGAAGATTGggaaatttaatattatcaaaTCCTTTTCTAaatcaaaacaaaatatCTTCTATGTAAACCAGATCTACGACATTTCTATTGATTTAAATccgaaatatattaaaagagaaatatatattttaagtggGAATTTTTCTCATGAGTGTAGTACTATTCATTTAATGAAAGACTCATATAAGGATGATTTGCACACTTTATTGTATTCTCATGAAAGTAAAATGATCCAGCGAGTTAACCCACCTCTGGACccttcaaaaaattattctactATTTATGGGTACTCCCAAGAAATTTTCGACTTAAGAACTTTGGtcagaaaaaatgaaaagtataTGAATGGTGGAGTGAAGAATAGGATGAACAGTACTAGTGATACTTCCTTTCAAAAATTGAGCAGTCTGAAAAAGGGGAACAACCTGATATGCATAAAGTACACATCTAAAGAAACGTATTTTGCCTACCTgggtaaaataatatataacgaCATCAACGATTCGaagattaaatatattttaagaacTAATGATTCTGTGTacgaaaatattatatatctaaaaTACTTATCCACTTTAAGTAATGTtagtcattttttttttagttcgCATAGTTGTGAACACCCTGATAGTAGCAATATCAATGAAAATGCTTTCAGAATATTTGAAGAATATTATACTAACAGACTAATAAATTATCCtcttgtatatacatatagctATTTTAGATTAAATATTAGGAATATCTTTCTTAATTCTATTGAAAATACAAATGCTCTTCATTACTTTTCAATTAATGGAATTTCTTCTATAAAGTCTcccataaattatatatgtgaaaaaaatattgcgCACCGTAATGTCAGATCTATATCCTTAGTTCACTTATCAGATATGCTATATGTTGAATTCGATGAGTTTGCTCATCACTTTAATGTTAACAGTGTACCAACAAGTATACACAATAAGGACTTACCCTTCGAATGGACCAgttatatttacaattacttttattttaaaggcATAAATGTTTCAAGAGTTAAGAAGAAGATAATATCTGTATGGTGTCACGAGGACGATAATTATATATCCTTATGGTATGTCTCGTCAAGAAGTTTAACTCCCTTCTTTCTAATTAAGTACCAAACGAACGCCCCAAAATTCGCCTTCGTAGATTTTTTGGAGCCAACACGAACAGCGGCAGCTTCTAATGCATTATTTAATGTTTCCTTTAGCTCTACTTTCGGCTCTACTTATAGCTCAACTACCCACAAAACCTCACCCGAAATGGAGGCGAACTTCTACATATTCAGTGCAAAAAGAATGACTATCAAGAAGTACAAAACGAACACGTTTTCCTTTCTCATACTAGTGAAACAAAAGTACTATGCAAATCTGAAAGAGGTGGTGAATGTACAGTCTTTATCATACAAAGgggatatatatttttttctactatTTCAAAACaatacatttacattattaaacagcaatttggaaaaaataaatattattaataacgATTTAGGTGAGTACATAAATTCAGTGccaataaaaagtaaatgcatcgatagtaataacaatgtAACGTGTTTCGTTCTGTATAAATATCATAAGATTTTATGGttcaatatattattcaatatgaaaaaagtaaTGGACAATATTATGCGTAATTTTTCtactaataataagaatactAAACTGACTGTTGATAGTAGTAAGCCATATAACACGGATGAAAAAAGCAATAATTTCGAAGAACTTGATATGAATAAGTttcaattatataaacaGATTCATACAGTTAAAGGGAGAGCAGAAAAAGAAGATCATAATTTATCTTTGAAGAGGTACCCAGACATACGTGTAGCATATAtagagtatatatatgcttacaaTGAAAAGGACGAAGAGTTATTATTAGAATTCCCTTCTGATATCCTAGTAATTAGTAAATTGGGGGAATATGTACTATACGTTTcttctaaaaaattaaataaattatttatatactcaACAAACAGTTCAGAAAAATCAattgaatattataaacatattagaaatgaatatatatctaaCTATGAAATTGATTCTATTTTTAGCTACCATCTTATGAAtgcaaattttataaatttctttATCACCAAAAAGGGggaaaccaaaaaaaatgcCATCTACTCTTTTGTTcatgaaaaattaagtaagacagatattatatataaacctAAAATGTggtttgtatataataagaatattgAAATAAAACCTATAATAAAAGGGGATAAACgacaaattaaatatttcactATTCATTATATCGATGATTCATTAAAAGatcaatatattataatatataagaagACGGGTATTGTTCATCTGAAGCTAAACAGAATAGAAGATACTCCAATTCACCTCCGAATAGTGATGCATGGTTTATTTCATAACGTTTCAACAGAAATTAAGTTCAATACTACATGTGAAGATGGCCATTATTATAAGGATAAAAAATGCCATCCATGTGCAATAGGTTTCTATAACAACTTGagtgaaattaaaaacaataaagaatattatacCAAATGTGTGTCATGTGGAAGGCATAAAACTactataatagaaaaatctATTAGTGAAAATAATTGCTTGTGCGATTTAggttatgaatatataaaaaatccaAATAATCCCCACGAGTTCATTTGTTCTCCTTGTTCATATGGAGAATATAAAGATACTATATCAAACGAATTATGTAAAGGAAATGGATGCAACGAACATTCTAGTTCCATCATTTTAGGTGCAAAGAATGCAGCAGAAAGTACTTGCCATTGCGATTCAgggtattttttaaatgtaagtAATACAGGTCTCATGTATTGTAAAAAGTGTTTACCAGATCATTATTGTCCAAGTAAATTAGTAAACATACAAATGTGTcctatatacaataaaactGATCGTCATTCCAGAACGAATTATACTTCAATAGATAGCTGCTTTTGCCAAGAAGGGTATGAACCGATAAATGTCAaaagaataacaaaaaaaagatccAGGGAAGAACATTattataaacttttttttaaaaaatatcctTCATATTCTccaaacaaaattaattctAAACATATCTGTATGGAATGCAATCAAGGGTATTATAAGGATACTATATCATTTgataaatgcaaaaaatgtCCAGGAATATCAaccaataaaaaatttggttCTACTAGGAAAAACAGCTGTGATGGTTGCTATAGAgggtattataaaaattcgAAAAAAGTTTGCTCTGCATGTTTACCTAATCATTTTTGTGTTGGTAGTTTTCCACAAAAGGGATTATCCCAATATACAGAGGACGCTGTCATTTGTCCAAATAATTCTGTTACACTTAAACCATATGAAATGAATATTTCCTTTACAAATTGTCTGTGTGTACAAGGATACGTTAAAAATGTTCAAACGTCGTACAACTTAAATGAACATTGCGCCTTAActcctttaaatttttataaagataCTATATCTAATGATGGAGGAACGCCATGCCCGGCTAATAGTATAACTATAAATGTTGGACAGAAATCAATCAATGGATGCATATGTGATAAAGGATATTATTACAGTAAAAAGCGAATGGATTGTGTAGAATGCCCTATTGGATATTATTGtccagaaaaaaatatgaaaaccaaatttttaaaacctATAAAATGTCCAAAAAATTCtggaaatattaaaaaagggtCATATGAATTAGCAAATTGCCAATGTAATTTTGGATATACTCTGAATGTCCAAATAAAAAAGGCTTCTACTATGATAAATAACttagttaataaaaagaagaaaaataaacgCATCAAAACAACATCTTCAATACATATTCCTGTTGCCAATAAAATGATTAGGAACagttatatttctttatattcaaataatttacatagtaaaggagaaaatgaaaaagaaatgtttaaaagaaatatttccATGTTGCTATGTGTTAAATGCCCATCTGTAACATACAAATCAGTAATATCTAATGAGCCTTGTCATGCATGTCCTACAAATTCGAGAACAGTAATGCGTTTTACAACTACTGATAAGTTCTTTTGTTTGTGCAACGAGGGATATTACTTAGATGAGCAGACGTGTAAACCCTGTTCCTTGAGTAAATTATACTGTGCaggagaatatatatatgaaatttcTCCTGATGAATATGATGAAATGATAAAGATAATTGAAAAGAACATCTATTTATTTAGTGATTCATATAAGAAGATTTTTGTAAAttcatttgttcataattatagGGGTAAGGTTTCTAATTTGCACAAAAACAGGGATAGGGATACAGCCAAAAGGGGAATTTCCACCAAGGGAAGATACAAGCGTGATAACGCAAATTTAATGTCTTATTTTTCTAGTGAAAACTACTCATTCCTTTTATTGGGCCGCCTGAGCAAAATAGCACACTCGGGTGGTTATTTCACAGACCATAGAAATCTACTGCAAGTGTTAGGAAAAGGGAatttaaagcaaaataatagtagtagtgatggtaatggtaataataatagtgatGGTAATGGTAATAATGATAGTGATGGTAATGGTAATAATGATAGTGATGGTAATGGTAATAGTAGCAGCAGAAGTAATAGGAGCACTAATTTTAGGgtcatttttttgaaaaacttCTTCTACACAgatcataaaaattacatatatgcaaaataCCAAAAGTTCGTAACATGCCCAAAAAATACAGTAATTCCTTTAGGGGTAGATTCTGCACACACATTTGACGATTGCAAGTGTGCAAAAGGAAATTATCTAGAGTCAGAAGATCTTTCTCAGggtattaaaatatgtaaaccATGTAAAGAGggaacttttaaaaattttgttggGGATGAGAAATTCTGTGTTTCTTGTCCCCCTAAATCTACTAGTCTACAAGGGTCGTTATATCCTACTCATTGCTTTTGTAAAGAAGGattttattacaataaaGATAATTGTTTAGAATGCTTAGAAGGAGCTACTTGTAAAGGgggtttatataaaaaagcaatgatgaaaatacaaATGGATATAGAAAATGTTCATATTACTG encodes:
- a CDS encoding hypothetical protein (conserved Plasmodium protein), with protein sequence MTDKICHKLINENIKTLCHMSLRNEDNYEKKNRSFNNNMNMTCSSKCEELCNNINDRLHKIKDIVHLRSAKPNAVLIETLIYIKEFIKEIEKYIEVFNNVIYEENRAYAYVEDIFHSLDKQNQNIQKIYHICSQNIVITKNNSELVLQKPQSYSSLSAKFIKNLLNVCEGNENENKNKNDSNNESQNESQLEHQIEGQNELLNESQNENKNISIDECSNENYIN
- a CDS encoding cysteine repeat modular protein 1, producing MLIHFANVFLIILSFNTLTCMGGKNHIKNFKQNLENETNEYTSEKEGKKPFFKNGQIKFYKNLFSSKNYLTRRGDTSKGKKLFVIREKNEEMHNNGEAEKNRESGQNGGRKNKNLSTGLKHPIFLQYHVRIINIKNILRSSLQVKLDQFCHPGVARCRDGAKSCRCYRIYLNQVSNFCLDNCGLFTECYGNAIGQPYKSVPYSFVQNKIVLTCVVSAVQRKLNNLCGENNVFRYSKNKSYCIPYDFLDMEKVGTFCVSKSNILVICAGFLKDSFVNLSDFELIDNIAIYSILGNMCNETIYGNGEYYVGCQNTSISGKTCLAWETLNINESLGLYYKHNFCRNPEKLDYIYCFVNVNGFIFREHCHVKDNNIVLNNIAYSEDTHYSFDLTMKNVSDFRIRFSENNCKNTYLLPNNLDEMIKYNVLNYVYHDIGGDIALTITFKNFTYIDYLGKNLSICACHNDFYDTRSYICTRNDYKTKIGKFNIIKSFSKSKQNIFYVNQIYDISIDLNPKYIKREIYILSGNFSHECSTIHLMKDSYKDDLHTLLYSHESKMIQRVNPPLDPSKNYSTIYGYSQEIFDLRTLVRKNEKYMNGGVKNRMNSTSDTSFQKLSSLKKGNNLICIKYTSKETYFAYLGKIIYNDINDSKIKYILRTNDSVYENIIYLKYLSTLSNVSHFFFSSHSCEHPDSSNINENAFRIFEEYYTNRLINYPLVYTYSYFRLNIRNIFLNSIENTNALHYFSINGISSIKSPINYICEKNIAHRNVRSISLVHLSDMLYVEFDEFAHHFNVNSVPTSIHNKDLPFEWTSYIYNYFYFKGINVSRVKKKIISVWCHEDDNYISLWYVSSRSLTPFFLIKYQTNAPKFAFVDFLEPTRTAAASNALFNVSFSSTFGSTYSSTTHKTSPEMEANFYIFSAKRMTIKKYKTNTFSFLILVKQKYYANLKEVVNVQSLSYKGDIYFFLLFQNNTFTLLNSNLEKINIINNDLGEYINSVPIKSKCIDSNNNVTCFVLYKYHKILWFNILFNMKKVMDNIMRNFSTNNKNTKLTVDSSKPYNTDEKSNNFEELDMNKFQLYKQIHTVKGRAEKEDHNLSLKRYPDIRVAYIEYIYAYNEKDEELLLEFPSDILVISKLGEYVLYVSSKKLNKLFIYSTNSSEKSIEYYKHIRNEYISNYEIDSIFSYHLMNANFINFFITKKGETKKNAIYSFVHEKLSKTDIIYKPKMWFVYNKNIEIKPIIKGDKRQIKYFTIHYIDDSLKDQYIIIYKKTGIVHLKLNRIEDTPIHLRIVMHGLFHNVSTEIKFNTTCEDGHYYKDKKCHPCAIGFYNNLSEIKNNKEYYTKCVSCGRHKTTIIEKSISENNCLCDLGYEYIKNPNNPHEFICSPCSYGEYKDTISNELCKGNGCNEHSSSIILGAKNAAESTCHCDSGYFLNVSNTGLMYCKKCLPDHYCPSKLVNIQMCPIYNKTDRHSRTNYTSIDSCFCQEGYEPINVKRITKKRSREEHYYKLFFKKYPSYSPNKINSKHICMECNQGYYKDTISFDKCKKCPGISTNKKFGSTRKNSCDGCYRGYYKNSKKVCSACLPNHFCVGSFPQKGLSQYTEDAVICPNNSVTLKPYEMNISFTNCLCVQGYVKNVQTSYNLNEHCALTPLNFYKDTISNDGGTPCPANSITINVGQKSINGCICDKGYYYSKKRMDCVECPIGYYCPEKNMKTKFLKPIKCPKNSGNIKKGSYELANCQCNFGYTLNVQIKKASTMINNLVNKKKKNKRIKTTSSIHIPVANKMIRNSYISLYSNNLHSKGENEKEMFKRNISMLLCVKCPSVTYKSVISNEPCHACPTNSRTVMRFTTTDKFFCLCNEGYYLDEQTCKPCSLSKLYCAGEYIYEISPDEYDEMIKIIEKNIYLFSDSYKKIFVNSFVHNYRGKVSNLHKNRDRDTAKRGISTKGRYKRDNANLMSYFSSENYSFLLLGRLSKIAHSGGYFTDHRNLLQVLGKGNLKQNNSSSDGNGNNNSDGNGNNDSDGNGNNDSDGNGNSSSRSNRSTNFRVIFLKNFFYTDHKNYIYAKYQKFVTCPKNTVIPLGVDSAHTFDDCKCAKGNYLESEDLSQGIKICKPCKEGTFKNFVGDEKFCVSCPPKSTSLQGSLYPTHCFCKEGFYYNKDNCLECLEGATCKGGLYKKAMMKIQMDIENVHITAEDHVKPESKKGYYLDENTSIFVDVSEWKFIKCPINGSCLEKNKCHYSMNNYLCVECVKGYTNSFMRTICVKCPSNRVNIMLLLIIYIIFCFIIIIISFLNISSGFYRRSIHSIVIKIAVNYVSSMLVIKVLEENKLQLPTYVYHFYNKINKFIYRVENSKIVSVDCLLRYYFDLSYADSFFYTSLVFFLIPLFLMATLTVILFLILKIYTLVKSKAIANKLDLLRIAKKEKIHFLANSLENSYSKERFIMILRYITLTHYSLMDRVYIFFEDMIPVYVTFLFIMHAKTSLRMFQLFDCSYIKYTKHFGKYVLSRASSVQCDLKTNYLKFFLLGISGTIVWSLGIPLFSFYVLYINRHNLFHENVRIKYGFLHNGYLPNRWYWEIIVFARKISVLFITTVILFSSDKDTNTSRLLIFTFVAIFSLYVHFIFQPFDKRNFFTLNKLENFSLYIWVSTIIVISVLLSIDLNASLNFLILFFLIFFHIIFIVKLLICLFYECIDNIRRKKACYHIPIIGIYAKLLGDIVEKRKKKEPLIYYDKSTKRIAIILPERVKNKKKARKIKSKFTHAFTNLFKSLFNFKKKAKREGYDKLKNSHQEYERHGETKSGADKSENGRMRSGDNNNDGNNDIYNDSNNEGNNDDATNYDIVNIHKESEQTSFHGEIVKNQKMSFYFFLKSTGLPIYGYINKEHRMFAIEIYKELLDIFLKNVTLTYVSDVFFEFIFKISINIGNLIDNLDQKDKIFESLDQEQNFNNIIQWSLERKEKYNENKKWVKGKLISLKHCKYNCSLLKQDIDTFQIPQLFGNDEMEEEKQKKDHKTSVSKDEREKLFSFFSDDLLNKKIALSEFYFILIELKLKYYRNLPSYFYMFKLYKKLEKKYERQQLKKLNAKLKECQRIKDTNETKYNNENIQIHEIKEKKLQLYREFNNLSKMMEQLKYKYINLNNNDLKKGSCNEWTNEDFSDDISLSSSESIKNYLLGKELNHKGDQT